TCCGAGCAGCACGGGCTGGGCGGGACCCGTTTGCGCATCGACAGGCACCAGCGCCAGCTGCGAATCGATCAGGGCCGTCGCCAGCAAGCCGGCGCCGCGCCAGACGACGCCATTGAAGGTGCCGCGGTAATCGGGCGTGATGTTGCGCGGCGTGCCGCCGGCCAGCGGCACGGTATAGATATCGCCGCCGATGGAGCCGAAATCGCTCATCAGGCCGCCGATGAAGGCCACCGTCTTGCCGTCTGGCGAGACGGACGGCAGGTTCAGCTGCATGGCCGGCGACGCGATCACGCGCAGGGCGCCCGTGGCCGCATCGATATGGCTGAGCTTGGCGACCCACCAGTTGCTGTCGCCATTGCCCTGCGCGCTGGTGGCGACAAAGCCGCGGCCATCGGGCGTCCAATTGTATTCATACACGTAGGTGTCGCTTGGCGACAGCAGACGCGGTTCGCCGCCGCTGACAGGTACCACGGCGATGCGCTGGGCATCGTCTTCGCTGCCCACTTCGCCCACCTGGCGCGCGCCTGCCTCCACGGCGCCGGCCAGCTTGCGCGCGCCCACCGTGGCCAGCAGCGCCAGCTGCTTGCCGTCCGGCGACCAGCGCGCCGTGCTGGCCACACCTTTGATACTCGTCAACACGCGCGCCTGTGCCTGCGTCATCGTGGCCAGGTACAGCTGCGCCGTGCCCGCCTTGGCATCGTAGCCGACAAAGGCCAGTTGCCGGCCATCGGGCGACCAGCTGGGCTTGTCGTAGGAACACACGGCGCACGGGTCGAATTGCTGCACGATGGCGCCGTTGGCGGCGTCGCGCACGACGATGGCCGCATGCGGGCGCTGCGGCTGTTCACCCACCTTGCTCGACTCGATGGCGGCGATGCGCTGGCCATTGGCCGACAGGGCCACGGCGCGGTAATCGCGCAATGCCGGCCCGCTGGCAGGCGCGGCTTGCGCCGTGGTGCCCAGAAAGCTGCTTGCCAGCAAGCCGCAGGCGGCCAGATCAGTTATTTTCATCATGTAAATTCCGGTTAGAGATAAAAAAAACCGCCGGCAAGCGCGGCGGTTTTGGATGGAACAGACTGCATTAGCGGGCCTTCCTGCCCAGATGCGAATGCCGCATGCTGTACAGGAAGTAAATGGCCACCGTCACCGCCATCCAGATACTAAACACGACAAACGTCGTATGCGGCAAATCGCGCATGATGTACAGGCAGGCGAGTACGCTCAGGCCGGGAATCACATACGGGCCGAACGGCACGCTGAAGCCTTCGATGCGGTTCGCGCCCTGCTTGTGGCGCAGCACGGGCACGGCGATCGAGACCACCATGAACGCTGTCAGGGTACCGATGCTGACCATGTCCCACAAATAGGTCGCATCGACGGAACCGGCCACCACGGCCACCACCAGGCAGACGATGATGGTATTGCTGACCGGCACCAGGGTGCGCGGGTGGATTTTCTGGAACGATTTCGGGATCAGGCCGTCGCGGCTGACGGCAAACAGGATGCGCGTCTGGCCGTAGATCGTCACCAGGGTCACGCTGAAGACGGAAATGACGGCGCCGGCTGACAGCACCAGCGCGGGCCAGGTCTTGCCCGTCACGTTTTGCAGGATCACCGCCAGGCCCGCTTCCTGACCTTCGAACAATTTCGCCTGTTGCGCACCGAGGGCGGCCACGGCCACCAGCAAATAAAACACGGTAACGATCAGCAAGCCATACAGGATGCCGCGCGGCACATTGCGCTTGGGATCTTTCACTTCATCGCCCGCCGTCGCTACCGTATCGAGGCCGATGAAAGAGAAGAAGACGGTGCCGGCAGCAGCGGTGACGCCCGTCATGCCGGCAAAGCCCTTGCTATTGTCGGTATTAAAGAACGGTACGAAGTTGTCGGCATTGAAACCGGAAAAGGCAATGGCGATGAAGAATACGAGGATGGACAGCTTGATGATGACCATGATGGCGTTCATCAGCGCCGATTCCTTGGCGCCGCGCAGCAGCAAAAAGCCGCACATGCAGATCAAAAAGATGGGCGGCAGGTTGATGTGGCCAGAGTGAAACTCCATGCCATGCGGGCCGGAAACGATCATCGGCGTGCGCAGCATCTCGGGAATATGCCAGCCAAACGCGTTTTCCAGGAAGTTATTCAGGTAGGACGACCAGCCGATGGCCACGGCACTGCCCGCCAAGCCGTATTCGAGCAGCAGACAGGCGGCCATGATGAAGGCAAGAAACTCACCCACGGTGGCGTAGGCAAACGAATACGAGGAGCCGGAGGCGGGGATGCGGAACGACAATTCCGCATAGCACAAGGCCGTCAAGCCAGCCGTGATGGCGGCGATCAGGAAGGACAGGACGACCGAGGGGCCCGCCTTGGGCACGGCTTCGACCATGGTAAAGAAGATGCCCGTGCCGATGGTGGCGCCGACGCCGATCATGGTGAGGGAAAACAGGCCGATGGAGCGGCTCAAGCCGCTGCTGCTGAGGCCTTCACCATATTCGACCGTGGTATCGATCGGCTTGGTGCGGCAGAGTTTCTGGACCAGGGTTTGGCTCACTAGACTTCCTTTATGAGGCATACGTATTTTCGTACGACGGGTAAAAACAAATAGCGCTCCGGCCTTGAGTAACCCCCAATAAATTCTTGTGTTTTCTAGCTTCCATAAGTGGCGCGCTGCTGCGTTACCCATCGCTAGCAGTGCTCGCACTGCGTCGCGCCGGGCGCCTTGCATCACATCCACTTCTGTTTGCTATAAATTCACAATAATTTCCTGGCGATTACTTACCTGGCAAAAAACCGGAAAGATCGCGTCCATTTTCAAAACTAAGCGATTATAGGGCTTTCACCGGCTCAGCTAAACAGAACTTTGATGTAAGGAAACAACGCCAGGCGTGCGCCGCGAAACGCGCATGGACGCTAGCGGGGCCTGGGATTGTCAATATGAAATAAAAAGCGCGCCGCTGCGGGGGCAGGGGCGCGCTTCCGGCTCAGCTCAACGACGCTGGCTTACTTCTTGATGTGTGGCGCATCGGCCGCTGGCCAGCCCGCTTCGTAGCCTTGCGGCACGTCATCGCGCTTGTCCTTTGGCGCCAGGCCCAGCACGTAGTACAGCACCGTCAACAGGATCAGCCAGGCTGGTCCCACCATCAGGGCGATGCGCGTATCGGGGAAATACGCCATCAGCCCGATCACCAGCGCCAGGAAAGCGAGCGAAATCCAGGAACCATACGGCGCGAACGGCATGCGGAAGGCCAGGTTCTTGATTTCCAGCGGCGTCAAGGTCTTGCGGAACTGGATCTGCGTGACCAGGATCACGCCCCAGGTCCAGACGGCGCCGAAGGTCGAGATCGAGGTAACCCAGATAAACACTTTCTCCGGCACCATGTAGTTCAGCAGCACGCCCAGCAACAGCGCCACGACGGACACGAGGATGGCGCGGCGCGGCACGCCGCTGGCCGTCGTTTCCGCAAACGCCTTCGGGGCCTGGCCTTGCAACGCCAGGTTGTACAGCATGCGGCCCGTGCTGAAGATACCGCCATTGCACGACGACAAGGCTGCCGTCAGCACGACGAAGTTGATGATGCCGGCGGCCGTCTTGATGCCCAGGCGTTCGAACGTCATGACGAAGGGGCTGCCGGTGGTGCCGATTTCATTCCATGGGTAGATCGACAGGATGACGAACAGCGCGCCGACATAGAAAATCAGGATGCGCCAGAACACGGAATTGATGGCATCGGGAATCGATTTCTTCGGGTTCGCCGCTTCGCCGGCCGTCAGGCCGATCATTTCCACGCCCAGGTAGGCAAACATCACCATCTGCAAGGACATCAGCACGCCCTGCGCGCCATTCGGGAAGAAGCCGCCATGCGTCCACAGGTTCGAGATGCCGATGGCCACGCCGCCGTTGCCGAGACCGAAGACGATCATGCCCGTGCCGCCGACGATCATCAGGATGATGGTGACGACCTTGATCAGGGCGAACCAGAATTCGAACTCGCCGTAGGCTTTCACGGCCAGCAGGTTGATCGCGCCCATGGAACCGAGGGCCGCCAGGGCCCAGATCCAGCGTGGCACGTCGGGGAACCAGATGCCCATGTAAATGGCGACGGCGGTAATTTCCGCCACACACGTGACCAGCCACAGGAACCAGTAGTTCCAGCCCGTCAGATAGCCTTGCAGGGGGCCCAGGTAATCCTGGGCATAGCGGCTGAAGGAACCGGCAACCGGGTTGTGCACGGCCATTTCGCCCAGCGCGCGCATGATCATGAAGATGACCGCGCCACCGATGATGTACGACAGCATGATGCCGGGACCGGCCATCTTGATGGCGTTGCCGGAACCCAAAAACAGGCCCACGCCAATCGCGGCGCCCAGCGCCATCAGGCGGATTTGCCGCTCGCCCAGGCCGCGGTGCAAGCCTTGTTCACTCGTTTTCATTACGTGTCTCCGTTTTTTTCTTGAATACACCGATCCCTCCACCCCAATGGCGGTTCCGCTCTTGCTGGAAAGGAGGAAAGGGCTAGCCGGCGGCAATCGCCGGCATGCT
This window of the Janthinobacterium agaricidamnosum genome carries:
- a CDS encoding amino acid permease is translated as MKTSEQGLHRGLGERQIRLMALGAAIGVGLFLGSGNAIKMAGPGIMLSYIIGGAVIFMIMRALGEMAVHNPVAGSFSRYAQDYLGPLQGYLTGWNYWFLWLVTCVAEITAVAIYMGIWFPDVPRWIWALAALGSMGAINLLAVKAYGEFEFWFALIKVVTIILMIVGGTGMIVFGLGNGGVAIGISNLWTHGGFFPNGAQGVLMSLQMVMFAYLGVEMIGLTAGEAANPKKSIPDAINSVFWRILIFYVGALFVILSIYPWNEIGTTGSPFVMTFERLGIKTAAGIINFVVLTAALSSCNGGIFSTGRMLYNLALQGQAPKAFAETTASGVPRRAILVSVVALLLGVLLNYMVPEKVFIWVTSISTFGAVWTWGVILVTQIQFRKTLTPLEIKNLAFRMPFAPYGSWISLAFLALVIGLMAYFPDTRIALMVGPAWLILLTVLYYVLGLAPKDKRDDVPQGYEAGWPAADAPHIKK
- a CDS encoding amino acid permease — translated: MSQTLVQKLCRTKPIDTTVEYGEGLSSSGLSRSIGLFSLTMIGVGATIGTGIFFTMVEAVPKAGPSVVLSFLIAAITAGLTALCYAELSFRIPASGSSYSFAYATVGEFLAFIMAACLLLEYGLAGSAVAIGWSSYLNNFLENAFGWHIPEMLRTPMIVSGPHGMEFHSGHINLPPIFLICMCGFLLLRGAKESALMNAIMVIIKLSILVFFIAIAFSGFNADNFVPFFNTDNSKGFAGMTGVTAAAGTVFFSFIGLDTVATAGDEVKDPKRNVPRGILYGLLIVTVFYLLVAVAALGAQQAKLFEGQEAGLAVILQNVTGKTWPALVLSAGAVISVFSVTLVTIYGQTRILFAVSRDGLIPKSFQKIHPRTLVPVSNTIIVCLVVAVVAGSVDATYLWDMVSIGTLTAFMVVSIAVPVLRHKQGANRIEGFSVPFGPYVIPGLSVLACLYIMRDLPHTTFVVFSIWMAVTVAIYFLYSMRHSHLGRKAR
- a CDS encoding S9 family peptidase, with the translated sequence MMKITDLAACGLLASSFLGTTAQAAPASGPALRDYRAVALSANGQRIAAIESSKVGEQPQRPHAAIVVRDAANGAIVQQFDPCAVCSYDKPSWSPDGRQLAFVGYDAKAGTAQLYLATMTQAQARVLTSIKGVASTARWSPDGKQLALLATVGARKLAGAVEAGARQVGEVGSEDDAQRIAVVPVSGGEPRLLSPSDTYVYEYNWTPDGRGFVATSAQGNGDSNWWVAKLSHIDAATGALRVIASPAMQLNLPSVSPDGKTVAFIGGLMSDFGSIGGDIYTVPLAGGTPRNITPDYRGTFNGVVWRGAGLLATALIDSQLALVPVDAQTGPAQPVLLGEISSGGSDGRLSFSADGLQAAAAQEDFTHAGYLVAGPVGQLKKITRDNDGFAPQLTVQNVGWNNEQYKVQGWLLGPLKTDAGKRYPMIVNVHGGPGAAASPRYVAASTLIHELTQKGYFVFLPNPRGSFGQGQAFTRANMADFGGGDWRDILTGIDAAQKVAPVDGQRLGLIGHSYGGFMTMWGVTHSDRFKAAVAGAGVSNWISYYGQNGINQWMIPFFGASAYDDPAVYRKASPIESIKAAKTPTLIYVGERDVETPAAQSLEFWHGLRAMGVPSSLFIYDGEGHSFRKPEHQRDLQKRTIGWFERYLK